GTTCTGGCGCCGGCATCGAGGCCGTGTCCAACGGCAGCTGCGACATCGGCCTGGCCTCCCGCGCACTGACCGATGACGAGAAGGCGGGCGGCTTGACTGAGACCATCGTGGCCCTGGACGGCATCGCCGTGATCGTCAACGCTGAGAACCCCGTCTCCGACCTGACCCTGGAGCAGATCGCCTCCATCTACACCGGCGCTGTCACCGATTGGTCTGAGTTCGGCAGCGACGCCGGCGCCATCGCCGTGATCGGCCGTGAGTCCGGCTCCGGTACCCGTGACGGCTTCGAGTCTATCACCGGCACTGAGGACCAGTGCGTGCTGGCCCAGGAGCTGAGCTCTACCGGCGCCGTGATCGAGGCGGTTCGTACCACCCCCGGCGCCATCGGCTATGCCTCCCTCTCCGCCGTGCAGGATCAGAAGGGCATCACGGTCCTGACTGTGGGCGGCGTGGCTCCCTCTGAGGCCACGGTCCTGGACGGCAGCTATGCCATTCAGCGTCCCTTCGTGTTCGCCACCCGCACCGATGAGGCCCTGTCGGACGCGGCCCAGGCCTTCTTCGACTTCGCCACCTCCACCGCCGCCAGCGACCTGATCGCCAACGCCGGCGCCGTGCCCGTGGCCCAGTAAGACAACGCTTGTTTTCCACCCTCATATATACGGTCAGCCGCCGTGCCCACCACTGGGGCGGCGGCCGTTCCGCTGAAATCTGGACGGACGCCTTGTCCGGGAACAAAGGAGAACCTTATGGAACATGAAATCGCGGGGCAGGCTGTGAAGGCCGCCATGGACGGCGCGCTGGTCGGCACCGCCGACAGGAAAAAGGAGCCCATGACCGGGAAAAAAGCCCTGAAGGCCATGGAGCGGGTGATGAATGCCCTCTTCTTTATCTGCGGCATGGTGGCTGTGGCGTTCGTGCTCCTCATCAGCATCTACCTTATCATCTCGGGCCTGCCGGCCATTCTGGAGATCGGGCCCATCAACTTCCTGTTCGGGACCCGCTGGTATGCCTCTACCGGAGACTTCGGCATCTTCGCCATCATCCTCACCTCCTTCGCGGGCACGGCGGGGGCCATTCTCGTGGGGGTGCCCATCGGCCTGATGACGGCCATTTTCCTGTCCAAGGTGGCGCCGCCTAAGTTTGCCGCCGTAGTTCATGCGGCAGTGGAACTGCTGGCCGGCATCCCCTCCGTGGTGTACGGCCTGGTGGGTATGATCCTGCTGGTGCCCGCCATCCGGGTGGCCTTTGACCTGCCCTCCGGCGCCACGCTCCTGGCGGCTATCATCGTGCTGGCGGTGATGATTCTGCCCTCTATCGTCTCCGTGTCGGAGACGGCGCTGCGCGCCGTGCCCCGGGAGTATGAGGAGGCGTCTCTGGCCCTGGGGGCCACCCATATCGAGACCGTGTTCCGCGTCAGCGTGCCCGCTGCCCGCAGCGGCATCGCCACCGCCATTGTGCTGGGCATCGGCCGGGCCATCGGTGAGGCCATGGCCATCATTATGGTGGCGGGCAATGTGGCCAATATGCCGGGCCTGCTGACGCCGGTGCGGTTTTTGACCACCGCCATTGCCTCGGAGATGTCCTACGCCTCCGTGGGCTCCCTCCACCGCAATGCCCTGTTCTCCATCGGCCTGGTGCTGTTCCTCTTCATCATGCTGATCAATGTGTTCCTCAACGTCTTTATCAAGCGGAAAAAGGAGGACTGACCGAACATGGAATCTCATACCCTGTCCCCCCGGCGCCAGCTGTACGACAAGGGCCTGCGGGTGGTGCTGTACTTCTGCGGCTTCCTCACCTGCGCGCTGCTGGTTCTGATCATCGGCTATATCTTCTACCGGGGCGTCCCATTCATCAGCTGGGAGCTGCTGTCTACCCAGTCCAGCTATATCAACGACACCATCGGTATCCTGCCCAATATCCTCAACACGCTCTATATCATCCTGCTGTCCATGGTGATCGTGCTGCCCCTGGGCGTGGGCGCCGCCATCTATCTGACGGAGTACGCCACCAACCGGCGTCTGGTGGCTGTCATCGAGTTCGCCACCGAGACCCTCACCGGCATCCCCTCCATCATCTTCGGCCTGGTGGGTATGCTGTTCTTCATCCAGATGATGGGATTGAAGACCGGTGTGCTGGCCGGCGGCCTGACCCTGGTGGTGATGATCCTGCCCACCATCGTCCGCACCACCCAGGAGAGCCTGAAGACCGTGCCGGACTCCTACCGGGAGGGCGCCCTGGCCATGGGCGCCGGTAAATGGCACATGGTCCGCACTGTGGTGCTGCCCAACGCGGTGGACGGCATCGTCACCGGCTGCATCCTGGCGGTGGGCCGCATTGTGGGCGAGAGCGCGGCGCTGCTGTACACCGCCGGCTTCGGCCTGGTGCTCAATAACTTTGTGACTGCGCTGGAATCCTCCTCCGCCACATTGACCGTGGCCCTGTATGTGTATGCCAGTGAGCGGGGCGAGACAGACATCGCCTTCGCCATCGCCACCATTTTGATGCTGCTGACGCTGGTCATCAACCTGTCCGCCAATCTGGTGGGCCGGAAGCTGAAGAAAAACTGACGAGGAGGATACGAAATGTCCACCATCATTCAAGTAAAGGACCTGAATCTGTGGTACGGGGCGCACCATGCCCTCCACGGTGTGAATATCGACATTCCGGAGCATGAGATCACCGCCCTGATCGGCCCCTCCGGCTGCGGAAAGTCCACCTTTCTGAAGACCCTGAACCGGATGAATGACCTGGTACCGGGCATCCGCATTGAGGGGGAGGTCAACTACGCCGGGCAGAACATCTACGCCCCCAATGTGGACACCACCTGGCTGCGCAAGCAGATCGGCATGGTGTTCCAGAAGGCCAATCCCTTCCCTATGAGCATCTATGACAACGTGGCCTACGGCCCCCGGACCCACGGCATCCGCTCCCGGGCCAAGCTGGACGAGATCGTGGAGAACTCTCTCCGCTCCGCCGCCATCTGGGACGAGGTGAAGGACCGGCTGAAGAAGAGTGCCCTGGGCCTCTCCGGCGGCCAGCAGCAGCGGCTGTGCATTGCCCGTGCCTTGGCAGTGGAGCCGGAGATCCTGCTGATGGATGAGTCCACCAGCGCCCTGGACCCCATCTCCACCTCCAAGATCGAAGACCTTGCAGTGGAACTGAAAAGCAAGTATACTGTCATCATGGTGACCCACAATATGCAGCAGGCCGCCCGTGTCTCCGACAACACGGCGTTTTTCCTGCTGGGGGATCTGGTGGAGTTCGGCAGGACGGAGACACTGTTCTCCACCCCCACGGACAAGCGCACAGAAGACTACATCACCGGCCGGTTCGGCTAAGGAGGGACGTAAGGTGAGAAACAGATTTGGCGAGCAGCTGGAGCGGCTGCACGTGGAAATGATCCAGATGGGCGCCCTGTGTGAGGATGCCATCTCTGCCGCGGCCCAGGCCCTGATGAAGGGTGACGAGGACCTGGCACGCGCCGCCGGGGAGGCGGAGCGGGAGATCGACCAGAAGGAGCGGGAGGTGGAGAACCTCTGCCTGAAGCTGCTGCTGCAGCAGCAGCCCGTGGCACGGGACCTGCGGGAGATCTCCTCTGCGCTGAAGATGATTTCCGATCTGGAACGGATCGGGGACCAGGCGGCGGACATCGCGGAGCTGACCCGGTTCGTGCGTCTGCCGGACGGCCCCGGCCGCCAGCGGATCGAGGAGATGTCCAAGGCCGTCATCCGGATGGTGACAGACAGTGTGGACTCCTTTGTAAAGCGGGATCTGGAGCTGGCCCGGGAGGTCTGCCGGGAAGACGACCAGGTGGACGACCTGTTCAACCAGGTGAAAAAGGAGCTGATCGGGCTGATCGCCGCAGACGCCGACTCCGGCGAGCTGTGGCTGGATCTCATCATGGTGGCCAAGTATCTGGAGCGGATCGGCGATCACGCCACCAACGTGGCGGAGTGGGTGGAGTACTCCATTACGGGGAATCACCCCTCCAACAACTGAGCGGCCTGCGCACAGGCGCGGCGCCGATATTGAAAAGGGGGAGGGGCCATGCTTACCTATGAGGATGTGAAAAACAATTCTGCGGTCCGGACCTATATCCAGAGGGCGGACGAGTCTCTGACCGCTCTGGGCTATACGGAGCACAGCTTTGCCCACGTGACGGCGGTGGCGGAAAACGCCGCCTATATCCTCTCCACCCTGGGGTATCCGGAGCGGACGGTGGAGCTGGCAAAGATCGCCGGGTTTCTTCACGACATCGGCAACCTGGTGAACCGGGTGGATCACTCCCAGTCCGGTGCGGTCATGGCCTTCCGCATTCTGGACAACATGGATTGTCCTCCGGAGGAGATCGCCACCATCGTCACCGCCATCGGCAACCACGACGAGGGCACCGGCATGCCGGTGAACGCCGTGGCGGCGGCACTGATCCTGGCGGACAAGTCCGACGTCCGCCGCAGCCGGGTCCGGAATCCGGATATGGCCAGCTTCGACATCCATGACCGGGTGAACTACTCGGTGAAGAAGTCCGTCCTGAAGATCAACGAGGAGCACACGCTCATCAAGCTGAAGCTGTCCGTGGACACGAAGTACGGCTCTGTCATGGACTATTTTGAGATCTTCATGGGCCGGATGCTCCTCTGTCGAAAGGCAGCGGAGAAGCTGGGCCTGCAGTTCAAGCTGATGATTAACGAGCAGCAGCTGATCTGACCGGCCGCCGGAGGGAGACACCCTCCGTCCCTCCAGCGGGGCGGAGAGATTGAATGGGGAGGGATATCTGTGATCTATCTGCTGGAGGATGACGACAGTATCCGGGATTTTGTGATCTATACATTGAACAGCCAGGGTATGGAGGCCAGGGGCTTTCCGCTGCCCTCCCTGTTCTGGCAGGCCGTGGGAGAGCAGATGCCTGCCCTGGTGCTGCTGGATATCATGCTGCCGGAGGAGGATGGACTCAGCGTCCTGAAAAAGCTCCGGGCCACGCCCCGCACGGCCAAGCTGCCGGTCATCATGCTGACGGCCAAGGGCACGGAGTACGACAAGGTGGTGGGTCTGGACGGCGGCGCCGATGACTATGTGGCCAAGCCCTTCGGCATGATGGAGCTGCTCTCCCGCATCCGGGCGCTGCTGCGGCGGACGGAGACGGAGAACGGCACCCTCCGCTGCGGCATTCTGGAGGTGGATCCGGGGCAGCACATCGTCCGGGTCCGGGGACAGGAGACCATCCTGACCCAGAAGGAGTTTGAAGTGCTGTGCCTGCTGCTGCGCAACCCCGGCCAGGTGCTTTCCCGGGAGCAGCTGATCGAGAACGTCTGGGGCTACGCCTTTACCGGCGAGAGCCGGACCGTGGACGTCCACGTGCGGACCCTCCGCCAGAAGCTGGGAGAGGCGGGCGTTTACATCGAGACGGTCCGGGGCTATGGCTACAAGATCAGCCCTGTGAACTGACAGGAGGGCTGGAGAGACATGACGAAACGGATCTTTCGCTCCATCCTGGGCGTGTCCCTGGCAGTGCTGCTGGCCAGCCTGGTGCTGATCGTGGGCGTGCTCCACGGTTATTTCCAGGATCGGGTCTCCGGTGAGCTGGAGAGTCTGGCAGAGTACATCGCCCATGGGGTAGAGGAGAATGGCACGGACTATCTCACAGAGGATCTGCCCGGCAGCTACCGGATTACCTGGGTGGATGCGGACGGCACCGTGCTCTTCGACAACCGGCAGGACCCGGAGGAGATGGGGAACCACGCCCAGCGGGAGGAGATCCGGGAGGCGCTGATCCTGGGGAAGGGACATGCGGTCCGCTATTCGGACACGCTTTCCCAGCAGACGCTGTATGCGGCCCAGCGGCTTGCTGACGGAACGGTGCTGCGGGTGTCCAGCGCCCAGTATTCCGTCTGGGTCCTGGTACTGCAGGCGCTGCAGCCGGTGGCGCTGATGATGCTGCTGGCCTTCATCCTGGCCATGGCGCTGGCTTCCCGGGTGGCGCGGCAGCTGGTGGAGCCCATCAACGCCATCGACCTCAATGACCCCGCCGGCAGCGAGACCTATGAGGAGCTGACGCCCCTGCTGTCCAAGCTCCGCAGCCAGCAGAGGCAGATCCAGCGGCAGATGCGGGATTTAAAGCGCCGGCAGGAGGAGTTCACCGCCATCACGGAGAACATGAGCGAGGGCTTCCTGGTGATCGACCAGGAGACGCGGGTGCTGACTTACAATTCCGCCGTGCTGCGGCTGCTCTACGCGCAGGTCCCCACAGAGGAGGGAGAGAGCGTCTACGCCCTGAACCGGGAGGCGGGCTTCCGCCGCTGCGTGGAGGAGGCTCTGGCCGGTCGGCGGTGTGAGCAGCTGCTGGAAAAGGACGATGATTGCCGCCAGATCATCGCCAGTCCTGTGGAACAGGACGGCCAGATCGCGGGTGCGGTGCTGGTGATCCTGGATGTGACGGAGAAGGAGCAGCGGGAGCGGCTGCGGCGGGAGTTCACCGCCAACGTCTCCCACGAGCTGAAGACGCCCTTGACCTCCATCCTGGGTACGGCGGAGATCCTGCAGAACGGTTTGGTGAAGCCGGAGGACGTCCCCCACTTCGCCGGGAACATCCACCGGGAGACGGAGCGGCTCATCGGGCTGGTGAACGACATCATCAAGCTGTCCCGCCTGGACGAGGGCGGCGGCCTGGGCCAGTGGGAGACCGTGGATCTGTACGAGGAGGCGCGAGCCGTCCTGGAGCAGCTGGCTCCGGCGGCCCAGCGGAAACAGGTGACCACCCGGCTCCAGGGCGGCGAGGCTCTGGTGCGGGGCGTACCCCAGATCGTGGAGGAGATCGTCTACAACCTCTGCGACAACGCCATCGCCTACAACCGGGCGAACGGCAGCGTCACCGTCACGGTGGAAAATACCGCCTTCGGCCCCCGGATCACGGTGGCGGACACCGGCATCGGCATTCCCCGGGAGGCCCAGGGCCGGGTATTCGAGCGGTTTTACCGGGTGGACAAGAGCCATTCCTCCGGCGGCACGGGACTGGGGCTCTCCATCGTCAAGCACGGGGCGGCCTATCTGGGTGCCCAGGTGGAGCTCCACAGCGAACCGGGCCACGGCAGCACCTTTACGCTTACCTTTCCGAAGGCGGGAGCATGAGGGGGGGCTTGCAATCCCGGCGGAAGTGTGCTAGGATAACCGGAGATTGATGAATGATTGGAGGGGTGTGAAGATGCGGATCTGACCTTCGTGTTTTGGCATAGAGGGTTGCTGCGGCGAAGACGCAGCGTCTTTTTCCATGCCATTGCAGGGAAGGCAGACCGCTGATCTCACCCAGGTATCGCACAGCCCCGGATGCGGGGTGAATGCCGTATGCCCGGCCGCGGGAGAGGTCTGCTCTCCCGCGGCCGTTTTTTGCTGCGCAAAAGCACGGCGAATCGGAAATGACGGATGAGACGCTCATGTGCGCGGCATTTGCCGAAGTCTGCGGTGCGCCAGACCGCACATGAGGGTCTGCGCAAAGGAGGAATGCGATATGTCCATGATCGACGTCTCGAATCTGACATTTGGATACGAGGGCAGTCCGGAGCTCATCTTTGACCATGTGGGCTTTCAGATCGATAGCGGCTGGAAATTGGGCTTTACCGGGCGGAACGGCCGGGGAAAGACCACCTTCCTGCGGCTGCTCCAGGGGGAGTACCCGTACAGCGGCACCATCTCCGCCTCTGTGGAATTTGAGTACTTCCCCTACGAGGTGGCGAACCTGTCCCGGACGGGCCTGGAGGTGGTGCGGGAGATCGCGCCGGAGGCGGAGGACTGGGAGATCCAGCGGGAGCTGGGGCTTCTGGACCTGGCAGAGAGATCACTGGAGCTGCCCTTTTCCAGCCTCTCCAACGGGGAGCGGACCAAGGTGCTGCTGGCGGCCATGTTTTTGAAGGAGAATGCCTTCTTGCTGATCGACGAGCCCACCAACCATCTGGACCTGGAGGGACGGCGGAAGCTGGGGAGCTATCTGGCCCGGAAGCGGGGATTTCTGCTGGTATCCCATGACCGGGCGTTCCTGGACCAGTGTGTGGACCATATTCTGGCCATCAACCGGACCAATATTGAGATCCAGCGGGGGAATTTCTCCTCCTGGTGGGAGAACCGCCGGAGGCAGGACGCCTTTGAACTGGCCCGGCAGGAGAAGCTGCAGAAGGACATCGGGCGGCTGACGGAGTCCGCCCGCCGTGCCTCCGGCTGGTCGGACCGGACGGAGAAGAGCAAGTTCGGTGTGGACAAGACCGGGGCCAAGGCAGCGGACCGGGGCTTTGTGGGCCACAAGGCGGCCAAGCTGATGCAGCGGTCCAAATCCATCCAGCGCCGCCGGGAGGAGGCAGTGGAGGAGAAGAAGCAGCTGCTGCAGAACCTGGAGCGGCAGGAGGCGCTGGCGGTTACGCCCCTGCCCTGCCGGACGGGTGCGCGGCTGGCGGAGTTCCGGGACGTAGCCGTGTGCTACAACGGTCGCAGGGTCTGCCGGGAGATCACCTTCGAGGTGCTGGCGGGGGAGCGGATCGCCCTCCAGGGCGCAAACGGCTGCGGCAAGTCCAGCCTGCTGAAGCTGCTGCTGGGGGAAGAGATCCCCCACAGCGGCACGGTGGAGACCATGAGCGGCCTGGTGGTGTCCTATGTCAGCCAGAATACGGACCACCTGCGGGGCAGCCTGACGGAGTTTGTCCGGACCCAGGGTCTGGACGGCAGCCGGTTCCGGACCATCCTGCGGAAGCTGGATGTTCCACGGGAGCAGTTTGAGAAGGACCTGGCAGATTACAGCAGCGGCCAGAAGAAAAAGGTGCTGCTGGCCGCAAGCCTCTGCACACAGGCACACCTGTACGTGTGGGATGAGCCGCTGAACTTTATCGACGTCATCTCCCGGATGCAGGTGGAGGATCTGCTGCTGGCCTGTCGGCCGACCCTGCTGTTCGTGGAGCACGACGCCCGCTTCTGCGACGAGATCGCCACCCGGCGCATCCGGATCCAGAGGGAATGACTCGAAACAAGAAGACGCCCTCCGCAGTTGTGCGGAGGGCGTCCGTTTTCCTTTGTGATTACCAGAGGTCGGGCCAGAATACCTGGCCGTCCTCCGACCGGAAGGGCTCGGGCACCGTGTCCTCTTCCAGCATCCGGGCCCGGATGGCGGCGGAGAGGTCCTCCACTGTGCCGGGGCCGTAGTCGGCAAAGGACGCCGAGTCCATCAAAATGGCGCCCGCCCGGGCCATGTCCTCCAGATTCACCCGCTGGATCTCCTCGGTATGGGAGGAGCAGCAGTCCGTCAGCACCACGGTGTTGTACTCCAGAGCGATGGCGTCATAGCAGGTGGTGCGGATGCAGTTGGGGGTGGTGGTGCCGGTGAGGATCACCGTCCGCACGTCCAGCCGCCGGAGGATCAGGTCCAGCTCCGTCTGGAAAAAGGCGCTCCACCTGGGCTTGATGATGGTGTAGTCCCCGGGCTGGGGGCGCAGGCCCTCCGGTGCCTGGGCGCTGTTGGGACCGGTGGAGGCGGGGCGGCAGGCCCGGCCGCCAGCGACCCAGCCGGGGTAACGGGTCAGCTCCACATCGCTGCCGTCAGCGCGGTAGAGCCGCTTGACAAAGAATACCGGAATGCCCTTGGCCCGGGCCAGCTCCACGGCCCGGACGCAGTTGGGGACCATGGACTGGGCGAAGCGGATCCAGTGTCCGCCCTCCGGATGAACAAAGCCGTTTTCCATATCGATGACCAGCAGGGCGGAGCGGGTGGGATTGGGTTTCATCAGCAGAACCTCCTGTCAGAGTTTTTGAAAAATATGGATGCGAAAGGAGATACGGGTGGTGAGAGACTCCAGGTCCGCCAGACGCTTTGCACCTGTCTTGGGGGTCTTCCAGTAATAGGGCGTCATCTGGAACAGGGCGCGGATGTCTGCCTGGCAGGGGAGGGTGATGGTGCCCTCCACCGGCACGATGGACTGATAGGCGAACCCCTCATAGGGGGTCTCCTTTTCCTCATTGGGATAGGGACGGTCGTAGAGGACCTGCTTCAGCTCCCAGAGGTGGTCCGGTCCGGGCACCACGTAGAGGAAGTGCCCGCCCGGCCTCAGCACTCGCCGGAATTCCTCCAGCGCCAGGGGGGAGAAGCAGTCCAGCAGAATGTCCGCCGCGCCGTCCGCCGCCGGCAGGTGGAAGGAGGAGGCCACAGCCCACGCAATGCCTTTCTCCCGCTTGGCGGCGGATCGGAGAATGGGCTTGGAAATGTCGGTTCCCGCCATCCGGGGGGATTTTCCCGCGGCGGCCAGGGTCCGGAAGATGCCGGAGGTGTAGAATCCCTCGCCGCAGCCCACGTCCCAGATCACCGGCGATTCGCCGGAAAGAGACAAAATCTGACAACAGAGCGTATTGAGAAGCAGGTCATAATACCCCTTGGAGAGGAAATCCCGCCGTGCGGCGGCCATATCCCGGTCATCCCCCGGCGCGGCGGAGTGCTTTTGATTGGGGGGCAGCAGATAGGTGTAGCCCTCCCGGGCGATGTCATAACTGTGTCCGGCCGGGCAGCGATAGGCCCGGTCTCCGCGGTCCAGCGGCGCCCCGCAGACGGGGCAGCGGAAAAGACTTTCCATCACGTGTCCTCGCCCGTCACATCGTTGATCCACTTCCGGCTCCGCAGCCGCAGGATACCCCAGGGGCACTTGCACACATTTTCCGACTGGATGCATAGGCACACCACCGCTACCGGGGCGTTGAACACCAGGGCAGTCAGGAAGGTCAGAGGTACAGCGATGACCCACTGGCAGCTCAGGTCGATGATGGAGGCCATGCGGGAGTCGCCGCCCGCCCGAAGCAGGCCGGTGATGTTGGTGATGTCAAAGGCCTTCAGCGGCAGCATGAAGAGATATACGACGCACATGGTGACGGCGATCTCCAGCGCCAGCCCCTCCAAATGGAACAGAGGATAGAGATAGGGGATGAACACCGTAGGCAGGAGGACCGCCAGGCACACCGACACCACGAGACCCACTCCGAAGGAGACCGTCAGCAGGCAGCAGCCCAGAGAGTAGACCTCCTCCCGGCCGGCGCCCTCACCGATCCGCTTGCCCACAATCACGGCGGTGGCGCCTGCGATGCCGAAGCAGGCCACAGTGGAGAACTTGTCGATGTTGCCCATGATGGCGTGGGCCGCCAGCATATCCGTGCTGATGGCCATGTGGCCCATGACGGCGGTCATAACGCTGACGCCCAGACCCCACAGCACCTCGTTCACCAGAACGGGGGTGGCGTATTTCAGGAAGCTCCGCGCCATGGCCCCGCCGGGCCGCAGCAGCAGGCGGAGCATCAGGGGCACTCGGCGGTAGCGGGGGGCATAGACCGCGACGATCACGAACTCCAGCACCCGGGAGGTCAGGGTGGCAATGGCAGCACCGGTGATCCCCAGCGCAGGCGCGCCGAACTTGCCGAAAATAAGAATGTAGTTCAAGCCCGTGTTGGTCAGCATGGAGATGCCGAAGACGATCATGCCCATGGCGGGATTCTCCGTGCTGCGCTGCATGCCGATGTAGACGGAGCTGATGGTGTTGAAGATATAGCTGAGGCCAACAATCCGGAGATAGGGGGCGCCCAACTCAATGAGCAGGTCGTTGTTGGTCACCAGAGCCATCACATGGAGGGGGAAGAAGAACAGCACAGCGGCCACGGAAACCGCAATGATGAGCCCGGCGTAAAGGCTGACGCCCATACAGCGGTTGATGCTGTCGGTGTCCCCCTTGCCCCAGTACTGGCTGGCCAGGACGGAGAGTCCGCTGAGCAGGCCCAGGATGATGATCTGGAGCAGGTAGATGGGCGTGTTGGCGGCAGTGACAGCGGACAGCTCATTCTGCCCCAGCATACCCACCATGAAGGTGTCCACAAATCCCAGGGAAGTGGTGATGAGATTCTGCAGGATCAGCGGCAGAGCCAGCAAGAACAGCCGCTTGTAGAAGCCGGGCTCCCGATGAAGATGACGAAACATAAAAGACGAAACCTCTTGAAACTGAAAAGTAAAATTGCCTTACAGCATGGGCATCCGCGTGTCGTGGTGGCGCCGCAGGGCGTCCGCACAGGCGTCGATGTCGCCCTTGTCAGTCTCCGGGCCGAAGCTCAGGCGGATCACCCCGCCGGAGACCTTCTTGGATAGCTTCAAGGCCGCGATCACGTGACTGGGCTTGCCCTGATGGCAGGCGGAGCCGGCGGAGATGCAGACGCCCTGGCTGCCCAGGTCATTGACAATATTTTGGCTGGGCCAGCCCACGAGAGAGATGGAGAGGATATGGGGCGCGCCGCCGGGAGCGGAGAGGATTTTCAAGTCGGGGATGGCAGACAGCCGCTCTGCGGCATAGTCCCGGATTTTCGCCATGCAGAGGAGTTTCTCCTCCAAATTTTCCCGCCGCAGCTCCACAGCCCTGGCAAAGCCCGCGATCTGGGCCGTGGCTTCGGTGCCGGCCCGGAGGCCGCCCTCCTGCCCGCCGCCGGCCAGCAGCGGCTTTGGATTCCGGACCCGGGGACCGATGTACAGAGCGCCGATGCCCTTGGGCCCGCCGATCTTGTGGGCGGAGATGGTGAGGAAGTCCGCCCCCAGCGTTTTTGCGGAGCATGGGACCTTCAAAAAGCCTTGGACCGCGTCGGTGTGCAGCAACGTCTGTGGGTTCTTCACCGCCAGGCCCCGGGCGATCTCAGCGATGGGATAGATGTTTCCCAGCTCGTTGTTCACCAGCATGCAGGACACCAGCGCCGTGTCCTGCCGGACGGCGGCGAGGACCTGCTCCGCAGAGAGGGAGCCGTCCTGAGCCGGGACAAGATACGTCACCTCGTATCCCTGCCGCTCCATCCAGCGGCAGGCTTCCAGCACGGCGCTGTGCTCCACTGCGGTGGTAACGATGTGGCGGCCCAGGTGGCGGTTCTGCCAGCAGGCGGCGGTGACAGCCCAGTTGTCCGCCTCCGTGCCGCAGGAGGTGAAGAACAGCTGCTTGGCCCCACAGCCCAGTGCGTCCGCCACGGTCTTCCGCCAGACTTCCACCCGGCGCTTCATCTCCAGCCCCATGGGGTACTGGGAGCTGGGGTTGCCGAACTGTTCGGTGAGCACCTCATACATGGCATCCGCCACCGCCCGGGGAACGGGCGTAGTGGCGGCGTGGTCCAGATAAATCATGAAAAACGATCTCCTTGCAGTTGGGCCTTGCCCAACAGTAAAAATTACAGTATAATCGAAACGCATCAAGTTATTATATAAAGGTTTTGCGGAAAGTGCAAGGAGATTCCATGAAAGTTGCCATCTATACCTTGGGCTGCAAGGTGAACCAATATGAGACTCAGGCCATGGAGCAGGAGCTGCTGGCAAGGGGGCACACGCTCACGGAGTTTTCCGATGAGGCGGATGCCTATATTGTGAACACCTGCTCCGTCACGGCAGTCAGCGACCAGAAGTCCCGGCAGGTGATCCACGGCGTCCAGCGGAAGCACCCCGGCGCCGTGGTGGCGGTGTGCGGCTGCTATCCCCAGACCCACGCGGACGACGTGCGGAAGCTGGGGGTGGACCTGATCTCCGGCACCGGCGACCGGACGGGTTTTATCCGCCTTCTGGAAGAGGCCGCGGCGG
This DNA window, taken from Dysosmobacter welbionis, encodes the following:
- a CDS encoding cysteine desulfurase family protein, which gives rise to MIYLDHAATTPVPRAVADAMYEVLTEQFGNPSSQYPMGLEMKRRVEVWRKTVADALGCGAKQLFFTSCGTEADNWAVTAACWQNRHLGRHIVTTAVEHSAVLEACRWMERQGYEVTYLVPAQDGSLSAEQVLAAVRQDTALVSCMLVNNELGNIYPIAEIARGLAVKNPQTLLHTDAVQGFLKVPCSAKTLGADFLTISAHKIGGPKGIGALYIGPRVRNPKPLLAGGGQEGGLRAGTEATAQIAGFARAVELRRENLEEKLLCMAKIRDYAAERLSAIPDLKILSAPGGAPHILSISLVGWPSQNIVNDLGSQGVCISAGSACHQGKPSHVIAALKLSKKVSGGVIRLSFGPETDKGDIDACADALRRHHDTRMPML